Proteins encoded in a region of the Pseudomonas sp. GOM7 genome:
- a CDS encoding STAS domain-containing protein yields the protein MTDAPGENLYRILPLEGGLTIYSVGEHMSLLLRALTPGTEVELDLAALDELDSAGLQLLVLAKQEAERVGSKLRLSHHSPAVIEALELSGLASFFGDPILIKPAASDPA from the coding sequence ATGACGGACGCGCCCGGAGAAAACCTGTACCGCATCCTGCCGCTCGAAGGTGGGTTGACCATCTACAGCGTCGGCGAACACATGAGCCTGCTCCTGCGCGCCCTGACCCCTGGCACGGAAGTCGAACTGGATCTGGCCGCCCTGGATGAGCTCGACAGCGCCGGCCTGCAACTGCTGGTGCTGGCCAAGCAAGAGGCCGAGCGAGTGGGCAGCAAACTGCGCCTGAGCCACCACAGCCCGGCCGTGATCGAGGCCCTGGAGCTCAGCGGTCTGGCGTCCTTCTTCGGCGACCCCATCCTGATCAAACCTGCGGCGAGTGACCCAGCATGA
- a CDS encoding chemotaxis protein CheA, whose protein sequence is MNMDEVLKTFIAESRELLEQMEEALLQLESAPDDADIINAIFRAAHTIKGSAGLFGFDLIVAFTHIAESVLDRVRNAELQFDETLTALFLETGDHLGQLINQLDEHGDLEQVDAPTLEQNRLLAERLSQYMASAPASQNLPSHSERPIERSVAGGLSADHWHLSLRFGPDTLRNGMDPLSLLRYLNTFGQIVSIVPLLDRIPPAAEMDPETCYLGFELAFVSDADKATIEGAFEFVREDSLIRILPPHSKSDEYLELIRALPEEDMRLGEILMRCGTLTTAELQEVLHAQVQSQQQDEPRPIGQVLMEQSLVQPPVIAAALHKQQQVKENRSNESSLIRVDAGKLDELINLVGELIIAGAGARMTAQQVGHAQMLESTELLSRLVEEVRDSALTLRMVQIGATFNRFQRVVRDVSRELGKDIALSISGGDTELDKTVVERITDPLTHLVRNAMDHGIEPLAVRLERGKPAQGNVRLNAYHDAGSIVLEVADDGGGLDPQRILAKARERGLIAEGQVLTEKETFNLIFEPGFSTADQVSNLSGRGVGMDVVKRNITALRGSIDLESQLGKGTCVRIRLPLTLAIIDGFLVGVGEAGYVIPLDLVEECIELEPGTQQGRGHLSLRGEVLPFIRLRELFDEQGQPPRRENVVVVSYAGQRAGLVVDRLMGEFQTVIKPLGKLFVNCRGIGGFTILGSGAVALILDIPNLLNELSTPAANTALPVASEA, encoded by the coding sequence ATGAACATGGACGAAGTGCTCAAGACCTTCATCGCCGAAAGCCGCGAACTGCTGGAACAGATGGAGGAGGCGCTGCTGCAACTGGAAAGCGCGCCCGACGATGCCGACATCATCAACGCCATCTTCCGCGCGGCCCATACCATCAAGGGCTCGGCCGGCCTGTTCGGCTTCGACCTGATCGTCGCCTTCACCCACATCGCCGAGAGCGTGCTCGATCGGGTGCGCAATGCCGAGTTGCAGTTCGACGAAACGCTGACGGCGCTGTTCCTGGAAACCGGTGACCACCTCGGTCAGTTGATCAACCAACTCGACGAGCACGGCGACCTGGAGCAGGTCGATGCCCCGACCCTGGAACAGAATCGCCTGCTGGCCGAGCGCCTGAGCCAGTACATGGCCAGCGCGCCAGCCTCGCAGAACCTGCCCAGCCACAGCGAGCGCCCGATCGAACGCAGCGTGGCCGGCGGCCTGAGCGCCGACCACTGGCACCTGTCGCTGCGCTTCGGCCCCGATACCCTGCGCAACGGCATGGATCCGCTGTCGTTGCTGCGCTACCTCAACACCTTTGGGCAGATCGTCAGCATCGTGCCGCTGCTCGACCGCATCCCACCGGCGGCGGAGATGGATCCGGAGACCTGCTACCTCGGCTTCGAGCTGGCCTTCGTCAGCGACGCGGACAAAGCCACCATCGAGGGCGCGTTCGAGTTCGTCCGCGAAGACAGCCTGATCCGCATTCTGCCGCCGCACAGCAAGTCCGACGAATACCTCGAGCTGATCCGCGCCCTGCCCGAAGAAGACATGCGCCTGGGGGAAATTCTCATGCGCTGCGGCACCCTGACCACCGCCGAACTGCAGGAGGTACTGCACGCGCAGGTGCAGAGCCAGCAGCAGGACGAACCGCGCCCCATCGGCCAGGTGCTGATGGAGCAAAGCCTGGTGCAGCCGCCGGTGATCGCTGCCGCCCTGCACAAGCAGCAACAGGTCAAGGAAAACCGCAGCAACGAGAGCAGCCTGATCCGCGTCGATGCCGGCAAGCTCGACGAACTGATCAATCTGGTCGGCGAGCTGATCATCGCCGGCGCAGGTGCGCGCATGACCGCCCAGCAAGTCGGCCACGCGCAGATGCTCGAATCCACCGAGCTGCTCTCGCGCCTGGTCGAGGAAGTGCGCGACTCGGCCCTGACCCTGCGCATGGTGCAGATCGGCGCCACCTTCAACCGCTTTCAGCGCGTGGTGCGCGACGTCTCGCGTGAGCTGGGCAAGGACATCGCCCTGTCCATCAGCGGCGGCGACACCGAGCTGGACAAGACCGTGGTCGAGCGCATCACCGACCCGCTCACCCACCTGGTGCGCAATGCCATGGATCATGGCATCGAGCCCCTGGCCGTGCGTCTTGAACGCGGCAAGCCGGCGCAGGGCAACGTGCGCCTGAACGCCTACCACGATGCCGGTAGCATCGTCCTGGAAGTGGCCGACGACGGTGGTGGCCTCGACCCGCAACGCATCCTGGCCAAGGCCCGTGAACGCGGCCTGATCGCCGAAGGCCAGGTGCTGACGGAAAAGGAAACCTTCAACCTGATCTTCGAGCCCGGCTTCTCCACTGCCGACCAGGTCAGCAACCTGTCCGGGCGCGGCGTCGGCATGGACGTGGTCAAGCGCAACATCACCGCCCTGCGCGGCAGCATCGACCTGGAAAGCCAGCTCGGCAAAGGCACCTGTGTGCGCATCCGCCTGCCGCTGACGCTGGCCATCATCGACGGTTTCCTGGTCGGCGTCGGCGAGGCGGGTTATGTCATCCCGCTGGATCTGGTCGAGGAATGCATCGAGCTGGAACCCGGCACCCAGCAAGGCCGTGGTCACCTTTCACTGCGTGGTGAGGTACTGCCGTTCATTCGTCTGCGCGAATTGTTCGACGAACAAGGCCAGCCGCCGCGCCGCGAGAACGTGGTGGTGGTCAGCTATGCCGGCCAGCGCGCCGGGCTGGTGGTTGATCGCTTGATGGGCGAGTTCCAGACGGTGATCAAGCCCTTGGGCAAGCTGTTCGTCAACTGCCGTGGCATTGGTGGCTTCACCATCCTCGGCAGCGGCGCCGTGGCGCTGATTCTCGACATTCCCAACCTGCTGAACGAACTCAGCACCCCTGCTGCCAACACGGCGCTGCCAGTTGCCAGCGAAGCCTGA
- a CDS encoding chemotaxis protein CheW, whose amino-acid sequence MSSSSSQASAAQKPPENTATAVAVVASEPDTPQQYLSFELGAQRYALDGLCVREIIEYPQLTRVPMAASCIHGVINLRGAVVPVIDLSLRFGQGASRIDKRTCIIIVEVTDEEDTQVLGIIVDAVSEVLEIDAGQIRPAPAFGNPIRDDFIHGMVRKGDDFIVLLTIENTLAVAEIASSGRLSR is encoded by the coding sequence ATGAGCAGTTCCAGCAGCCAGGCCAGCGCCGCGCAGAAACCGCCAGAGAACACCGCCACGGCAGTTGCGGTAGTGGCGTCGGAGCCCGACACGCCGCAGCAATACCTGAGCTTCGAGCTTGGCGCGCAGCGTTACGCCCTCGACGGCCTGTGCGTGCGCGAGATCATCGAGTATCCCCAGTTGACTCGCGTGCCCATGGCAGCTTCCTGCATCCATGGCGTGATCAACCTGCGCGGCGCCGTGGTGCCGGTGATCGACCTGAGCCTGCGCTTCGGCCAGGGTGCCAGCCGTATCGACAAACGCACCTGCATCATCATCGTCGAGGTGACCGATGAAGAAGACACCCAGGTGCTGGGCATCATCGTCGATGCCGTCAGCGAGGTGCTGGAAATCGATGCGGGCCAGATACGCCCTGCACCGGCCTTCGGCAACCCCATTCGCGACGACTTCATTCACGGCATGGTGCGCAAAGGCGATGACTTCATCGTTCTGCTGACCATCGAAAACACCCTGGCGGTGGCTGAGATAGCGTCCTCTGGCAGGCTGAGCCGATGA
- a CDS encoding methyl-accepting chemotaxis protein, giving the protein MTISKKMILLVLSALLGILILAGVGYHQMSQVFTAANYGNVNSVPSIVALEKLGSAVNAQIQLTYRHILTIDASAMAQLESQIKNSREDIQQAIDEYTKVLSDDQDKQLLDADRRGISAFLQGADVALEHSRRNENDAARDALIALQQEAIAPLSEALNAHLEYNVNAANKGSQAAEETLQQATLVSILVSLITLLVISLLGTLITRNLLRQLGGEPSYAAEVVTRIAEGDLRVQINTRPGDTSSMLAAIHNMSQRLAQIIAEVRSNADALTSASEEISATAQSMSQAASEQAASVEETSASMEQMSASIAQNTENARITDGMASKASGEASEGGQAVKETVRAMKTIADKIGIVDDIAYQTNLLALNAAIEAARAGEHGKGFAVVAAEVRKLAERSQVAAQEIGEVAKSSVQLAERAGTLLDEIVPSIAKTSDLVQEIAAASEEQSSGVGQISTAMNQLNEITQQNASSSEELAATAEEMSGQAEQLQQLMEFFKLNNSAGVRNPQRQAQPPRPSNSPRHAYADDDAGAPMAGGLPAGYVRFQE; this is encoded by the coding sequence ATGACTATCAGTAAAAAGATGATTCTTCTGGTTCTTTCGGCTTTGCTCGGCATCCTTATTCTGGCTGGAGTGGGTTACCACCAGATGAGCCAGGTATTCACTGCCGCCAACTACGGCAACGTCAACTCGGTTCCCAGCATCGTCGCCTTGGAAAAGCTGGGCAGTGCGGTCAACGCCCAGATACAACTGACCTACCGGCATATCCTGACGATTGATGCCAGCGCCATGGCGCAACTTGAATCCCAGATAAAGAACAGCCGAGAAGACATCCAGCAGGCAATCGATGAGTACACCAAGGTCTTGTCCGATGACCAGGACAAACAACTACTGGATGCTGACCGCCGAGGGATCTCCGCCTTCTTGCAGGGCGCCGACGTGGCTCTGGAGCACTCACGCAGGAACGAGAACGATGCAGCTCGCGATGCCCTCATCGCCTTGCAACAAGAGGCCATCGCGCCACTGAGCGAGGCTCTCAATGCCCACTTGGAATATAACGTCAACGCTGCCAACAAAGGCAGTCAGGCCGCTGAAGAGACGCTGCAGCAGGCCACTCTGGTCTCCATTCTCGTATCCCTGATTACTTTGCTGGTGATCAGCCTGCTCGGCACCCTGATTACCCGCAACCTGCTGCGTCAACTCGGAGGTGAACCCAGCTACGCCGCCGAAGTGGTGACTCGTATCGCCGAAGGTGATCTGCGCGTGCAGATCAATACCCGCCCAGGCGACACCAGCAGCATGCTGGCCGCGATCCACAACATGTCGCAACGTCTGGCACAGATCATCGCCGAAGTCCGCAGCAACGCCGATGCCCTGACCAGCGCCTCCGAAGAGATCTCCGCCACCGCCCAGAGTATGAGCCAGGCCGCCTCCGAGCAGGCCGCCTCGGTGGAGGAAACCAGCGCCTCGATGGAGCAGATGTCCGCCTCCATCGCGCAGAACACCGAGAACGCCCGCATCACCGACGGCATGGCGAGCAAGGCCAGCGGCGAAGCCAGCGAAGGCGGCCAGGCGGTCAAGGAAACCGTGCGTGCGATGAAGACCATCGCCGACAAGATCGGCATTGTCGACGACATCGCCTACCAGACCAACCTGCTGGCGCTCAACGCCGCCATCGAAGCGGCCCGCGCCGGCGAACACGGCAAGGGCTTCGCCGTGGTGGCCGCCGAGGTGCGCAAGCTGGCCGAACGCAGCCAGGTGGCGGCGCAGGAAATCGGCGAAGTGGCCAAGTCCAGCGTGCAACTGGCCGAACGCGCCGGCACCCTGCTCGACGAGATCGTGCCCTCCATCGCCAAGACCTCCGACCTGGTGCAGGAGATCGCCGCCGCCTCCGAAGAGCAGAGTTCGGGTGTCGGCCAGATCAGCACGGCGATGAACCAGCTCAACGAAATCACCCAGCAGAACGCCTCCTCGTCCGAGGAACTGGCCGCCACCGCCGAGGAAATGAGCGGCCAGGCCGAGCAACTGCAGCAGTTGATGGAATTCTTCAAACTCAACAACAGCGCTGGAGTACGCAACCCGCAACGCCAGGCCCAGCCACCACGGCCCAGCAATTCGCCGCGCCACGCCTACGCCGATGACGACGCTGGCGCGCCCATGGCCGGTGGCCTGCCGGCCGGTTACGTGCGCTTTCAGGAGTAA
- a CDS encoding chemotaxis protein CheW codes for MATANAAGQYLTFTLAQELFAVDIHAVREIIEYGQLTSVPMMPPSILGVINLRGAVVPVIDLGLRFGGQATLIGPRTCIVILEITTAEGLRVIGMVVDAVNEVLELGSEQIEPAPSFGKRIRADFIRGMGKLNERLVVLLEVGKVLSDDEIALLDQAGAPADPTPADS; via the coding sequence ATGGCCACTGCCAACGCCGCCGGCCAGTACCTGACCTTCACCTTGGCGCAGGAGCTGTTCGCCGTCGACATCCATGCCGTGCGCGAGATCATCGAGTACGGCCAGCTCACCAGCGTGCCGATGATGCCACCGAGCATCCTCGGCGTGATCAACCTGCGCGGCGCAGTGGTGCCGGTCATCGACCTCGGCCTGCGCTTCGGTGGCCAGGCCACTCTAATCGGCCCGCGCACCTGCATCGTCATTCTGGAAATCACCACCGCCGAGGGGCTGCGGGTGATCGGCATGGTGGTCGATGCAGTCAACGAAGTGCTGGAGCTGGGCAGCGAACAGATCGAGCCGGCGCCCAGTTTCGGCAAGCGCATCCGCGCCGACTTCATCCGCGGCATGGGCAAGCTGAACGAGCGCCTGGTAGTACTGCTGGAGGTCGGCAAGGTGCTTTCCGACGACGAAATCGCCCTGCTCGATCAGGCTGGCGCGCCAGCCGACCCGACGCCGGCGGATTCATGA
- a CDS encoding CheR family methyltransferase gives MSSATAISLSDQEFAQFRQLIYDIAGISLSEAKKPLVAGRLSKRLREFALASYGDYFRRLHQNPAELQTCVDLLTTNETYFFREPKHFDFLRERLGQPGLVPSGRPLRIWSGACSSGEEPYSIALLLADVLGDKPWEILASDISQRVLERARAGVYDLQDSENIPRHMLVRHCFRGVGANEGTLLIDPALRRRVRFEQINLNNALPEIGQFDVIFLRNVMIYFDGDTKRQVVNRLLGRLRPGGYFIISHSESLNGIDDRLKAVKPSIYRNPDV, from the coding sequence ATGAGCAGTGCCACGGCCATCAGCCTGAGCGATCAGGAGTTCGCCCAGTTTCGCCAACTGATTTACGACATCGCCGGCATCAGCCTGTCCGAGGCGAAGAAACCCCTGGTCGCCGGGCGGCTGAGCAAACGCCTGCGCGAATTCGCGCTCGCCAGCTATGGCGACTACTTCCGCCGCCTGCACCAGAACCCGGCGGAACTGCAGACCTGCGTCGACCTGCTGACCACCAACGAGACCTACTTCTTCCGCGAGCCCAAGCACTTCGACTTTCTCCGTGAGCGTCTGGGCCAGCCTGGGCTCGTGCCCAGTGGCCGCCCCTTGCGCATCTGGAGCGGTGCCTGCTCCAGCGGCGAGGAGCCCTACAGCATCGCCCTGCTGCTGGCCGACGTGCTTGGCGACAAGCCCTGGGAAATTCTCGCCTCGGACATCAGCCAACGGGTGCTGGAACGTGCCCGCGCCGGGGTCTATGACCTGCAGGACAGCGAGAACATCCCGAGACACATGCTGGTGCGCCATTGTTTCCGTGGCGTGGGCGCCAACGAGGGCACCCTGCTGATCGATCCGGCCCTGCGCCGTCGCGTGCGTTTCGAGCAGATCAACCTGAACAACGCGCTACCGGAGATCGGCCAGTTCGACGTGATATTCCTGCGCAACGTGATGATCTACTTCGACGGCGACACCAAGCGCCAGGTGGTCAACCGCCTGCTCGGCCGCCTGCGACCGGGCGGTTACTTCATCATCAGCCACTCGGAAAGCCTCAACGGTATCGATGACAGGCTCAAGGCCGTGAAACCTTCGATCTACCGCAATCCCGATGTCTAG
- a CDS encoding chemotaxis protein CheD — MSRPATTHDVYLNPGELHFAGAGTRIRTLLGSCVALMFWHPRHRLGGMCHYMLPTRGLPGLPLDGRYADEAMLLLFKAMSAHGTRPSEYHLRIFGGGNMFPDLQPRTKSHIGQQNVDMAHKLIAQHGLVSHGELVGGTSHIHLLFDIWSGQLALKRSSLPTDSGTPHGIQPR; from the coding sequence ATGTCTAGGCCCGCTACGACCCATGATGTCTACCTGAACCCCGGCGAGTTGCACTTCGCGGGGGCCGGTACCCGTATTCGCACCTTGCTGGGCTCCTGCGTCGCCCTGATGTTCTGGCACCCACGCCATCGCCTGGGCGGCATGTGCCACTACATGCTGCCAACACGCGGCCTGCCCGGCCTGCCGCTGGATGGGCGCTACGCCGACGAGGCCATGCTCCTGTTGTTCAAGGCCATGAGCGCCCATGGCACGCGCCCTAGCGAGTATCACCTGCGCATCTTCGGTGGCGGCAACATGTTTCCCGACCTCCAGCCACGAACCAAGAGCCACATCGGCCAGCAGAACGTCGACATGGCTCATAAGCTTATTGCCCAGCATGGGCTGGTGAGTCATGGCGAACTCGTCGGTGGTACCAGCCACATCCACCTGCTATTCGATATCTGGAGCGGCCAGTTGGCACTGAAACGGTCTTCTCTTCCGACGGACAGCGGCACTCCCCATGGAATCCAACCCAGATGA
- a CDS encoding protein-glutamate methylesterase/protein-glutamine glutaminase, whose product MKPIKVMIVDDSAVVRQVLASVLAADPAIEVLGTAADPLFALSKMERQWPDVIVLDVEMPRMDGITFLKKLMAERPTPVVICSTLTEKGASTTMQAMAAGAVSIVTKPQMNLSKFLVNASDDLLGAVKAAARANLRQLKNRATVTPKLGADAVLPAVEGSAMARTTERVVAIGTSTGGTQALEYVLTALPRVCPGIVIVQHMPERFTAAFAERLNGLCQIEVLEARHGDRVIPGRALIAPGGRHMLLKRSGAQYLVEVVDGPPVSRHKPSVDVLFRSTARAAGANATGIIMTGMGDDGARGLREMSEAGALTLGQDEASCVVYGMPKEAMKLGAVSREIPLEQIPGHILRS is encoded by the coding sequence ATGAAACCCATCAAAGTCATGATCGTCGACGACTCGGCGGTGGTTCGCCAGGTACTGGCGTCGGTGCTCGCCGCCGACCCGGCCATCGAAGTGCTCGGCACGGCGGCCGATCCGCTGTTCGCCCTGAGCAAGATGGAGCGGCAATGGCCTGACGTGATCGTGCTCGACGTGGAAATGCCACGCATGGACGGCATCACCTTCTTGAAAAAACTCATGGCCGAACGCCCCACGCCCGTGGTGATCTGCTCCACCCTCACCGAGAAAGGCGCCAGCACCACCATGCAGGCCATGGCCGCAGGCGCGGTGAGCATCGTCACCAAGCCACAGATGAACCTGAGCAAGTTCCTGGTCAATGCCAGCGACGACCTGCTCGGTGCGGTCAAGGCGGCTGCTCGCGCCAACCTGCGTCAGCTCAAGAACAGAGCCACGGTCACGCCCAAGCTCGGCGCCGACGCCGTGCTACCAGCAGTCGAGGGCAGCGCCATGGCGCGCACCACCGAGCGGGTCGTGGCCATCGGCACCTCCACCGGCGGCACCCAGGCCCTGGAATACGTGCTCACCGCCCTGCCACGCGTGTGCCCGGGCATCGTCATCGTCCAGCACATGCCCGAGCGTTTCACCGCTGCCTTCGCCGAACGCCTCAACGGCCTGTGCCAGATCGAGGTGCTCGAAGCCCGCCATGGCGACCGCGTCATCCCTGGCCGCGCCCTGATCGCTCCGGGTGGGCGGCATATGTTGCTCAAGCGCAGCGGCGCGCAGTACCTGGTCGAGGTGGTCGACGGCCCGCCCGTCAGCCGGCACAAGCCCTCGGTGGATGTGCTGTTTCGCTCCACCGCCCGCGCCGCCGGGGCCAATGCCACCGGCATCATCATGACCGGCATGGGTGACGACGGCGCCCGGGGCCTGCGCGAGATGTCCGAAGCCGGTGCCCTCACCCTCGGCCAGGACGAAGCCAGTTGCGTGGTCTACGGCATGCCCAAGGAGGCGATGAAGCTCGGTGCGGTCAGCCGCGAGATTCCCCTGGAGCAGATACCGGGCCATATCCTGCGTAGCTGA